The following coding sequences are from one Lolium rigidum isolate FL_2022 chromosome 6, APGP_CSIRO_Lrig_0.1, whole genome shotgun sequence window:
- the LOC124663675 gene encoding lysM domain receptor-like kinase 4 gives MAPPSRATVALFFYAIGVLLLSCSPPARSQQPYGSQIADCGSKHNDTGLLGYFCGSGAPSCESYLTFHARSPFSDPASIAALLGADAASLAAANSASSPFAQGTKVLIPVRCSCTGAAAGGSYYQRNATYVARDGDTLLIIANNTFQGLSTCQAVEEQGLGGAAPTSLLAGQSVTVPLRCACPSASQAAAGVRFLVSYLVDELDEVDAVAARFGVDAGSILEANQLKSNATIYPYTTLLIPVKSQPNISQLQSPPPPPPPVASVPATKSKSHTGVYIGIGIAVAVVAVIASVVAALVLKARRRRASTGPTTAGGFAYNDGKDMGKLPYGVTGDEVSMTISEAFSSLSDIKSSLKVYTYDELVTATDDFSTERRISGSVYLAAFNEDTAAVEIVDHDVSTEVEITRRMNHFNIVRLNGLCHHRGRWYLVSEYAEHGTLRDRLLAGATGAAEPLSWTQRVQVALDVAEGLRYLHGYARPPYVHMDVRSGSVLLDTAFRAKIRNFGGGRVIRGGDDGDQGDVRELFTMTSTIAGARGYMAPEYLEHGVVSPKADVYSFGVVLLELFTGKDVEQLEEDGGGDPLAGLNALGVDRKNDEEHHGDDGAALKRLEEFVDPAMAAGSCPLDVVVMMVRLIERCVQRNAGARPGMGEVAQYLLKLSDISGDSWQSLSEYRQSSVSEATREQLAR, from the coding sequence ATGGCGCCTCCGTCACGTGCCACGGTTGCCCTCTTCTTCTACGCgatcggcgtcctcctcctttcCTGCTCGCCGCCCGCGCGGTCGCAGCAGCCCTACGGCTCGCAGATCGCCGACTGCGGCAGCAAGCACAACGACACCGGCCTACTGGGCTACTTCTGCGGCAGCGGCGCCCCGTCCTGCGAGTCCTATCTCACCTTCCACGCCCGCTCGCCCTTCTCTGACCCCGCCTCCATCGCCGCGCTCCTCGGTGCCGACGCCGCGAGCCTCGCCGCGGCCAACTCCGCCTCGTCGCCGTTCGCGCAGGGCACCAAGGTGCTCATTCCAGTGCGCTGTTCCTGCACGGGCGCAGCGGCGGGCGGGTCCTACTACCAGCGCAACGCCACGTACGTGGCTCGCGACGGCGACACGCTGCTCATCATCGCCAACAACACGTTCCAGGGCCTGTCCACGTGCCAGGCCGTCGAGGAGCAGGgcctcggcggcgcggcgccgaCGAGCCTCCTCGCCGGGCAGAGCGTCACCGTGCCGCTCCGGTGCGCGTGCCCGAGCGCCTCCCAGGCCGCGGCCGGCGTCAGGTTCCTGGTGAGCTACCTGGTGGACGAGCTCGACGAGGTGGACGCCGTGGCCGCGAGATTCGGCGTCGACGCCGGGAGCATCTTGGAGGCCAATCAACTCAAGAGCAACGCCACCATATACCCTTACACTACCTTGCTCATCCCTGTTAAGTCCCAGCCGAACATATCGCAACTCcagtcaccgccgccgccaccgccgccggtagCGTCTGTTCCGGCCACGAAGAGCAAGAGCCATACGGGGGTTTACATTGGCATTGGCATAGCCGTGGCAGTTGTTGCCGTCATCGCCTCTGTTGTGGCTGCTCTTGTTCTGAAGGCGAGGAGGCGGCGAGCCAGCACAGGTCCAACCACCGCCGGCGGCTTCGCCTACAACGACGGCAAGGACATGGGCAAGCTGCCGTATGGAGTTACCGGCGACGAGGTCTCCATGACAATCAGCGAGGCGTTCTCGAGCCTGTCGGACATCAAGTCCTCCCTGAAGGTGTACACCTACGACGAGCTGGTAACGGCGACGGACGACTTCAGCACGGAGCGCCGCATCAGCGGCTCGGTGTACCTAGCGGCCTTCAACGAAGACACCGCCGCAGTCGAGATCGTGGACCACGACGTGTCGACGGAGGTGGAGATCACGAGGAGGATGAACCACTTCAACATTGTCAGGCTCAACGGCCTCTGCCATCACCGTGGCCGGTGGTACCTCGTCTCCGAGTACGCCGAGCACGGCACGCTCCGTGACcggctcctcgccggagccacgGGCGCGGCGGAGCCGCTGAGCTGGACGCAGCGGGTGCAGGTCGCGCTCGACGTCGCCGAGGGGCTCCGGTACCTCCACGGGTACGCGCGGCCGCCGTACGTGCACATGGACGTGCGCAGCGGCAGCGTCCTCCTGGACACGGCGTTTCGCGCCAAGATCCGGAACTTCGGCGGCGGGAGGGTCATCCGGGGAGGAGACGACGGAGACCAGGGCGATGTCCGCGAGCTGTTCACGATGACGAGCACCATCGCCGGCGCACGCGGGTACATGGCGCCGGAGTACCTGGAGCATGGCGTGGTGTCGCCCAAGGCCGACGTGTACTCCTTCGgcgtggtgctcctagagctattCACCGGGAAAGACGTGGAGCAGCTGGAagaggatggcggcggcgacccgctcgccggttTGAACGCGCTGGGCGTCGACCGGAAAAACGATGAGGAACACCACGGGGATGATGGCGCGGCGCTGAAGAGGCTGGAAGAGTTTGTGGACCCGGCGATGGCGGCTGGGAGCTGTCCCTTGGACGTCGTCGTCATGATGGTCAGACTGATCGAAAGGTGCGTCCAGCGCAACGCGGGGGCACGGCCGGGAATGGGGGAGGTCGCGCAGTACCTGCTGAAGCTGTCGGACATCTCGGGAGATAGCTGGCAGAGCTTGTCGGAATACCGCCAAAGCTCCGTCAGCGAGGCGACCAGGGAACAGTTAGCGCGGTGA